The DNA segment TGTCAGCCGTCTGATAAAGCGCATCGGCTTTGTGTCTGATGACCTGATGCAGGAAGTCAATCGCCTAGTGATGCAGCACTTGGGACTGCCATGACCAGAGGCCAGCGCGTCGGCTATATCCGAGTATCCACCACAGACCAGAACACCGCTCGGCAGTTGGACGGGGTGGAGCTGGACAGGATTTTTGAAGACAAGGCTTCGGGCAAGGACGCGAAGCGGCCCAAGTTGCAAGAACTGCTGGCTTACGTCCGCGAGGGCGATACCGTCATCGTTCACAGCATGGACAGGCTGGCCCGCAATGTGGACGACCTGCGGCGTATTGTCACCGAGTTGTCTGGGCGCGGGGTACGGGTGGAGTTTCGCCGCGAGGGTGTAACCTTCGGGGGCCAGGACAACCCAATGAACACCCTTCTGCTGACCATGCTGGGCGCGGTGGCCGAGTTCCTGCGGGCGCAAAATCTGGAGAATCAGCGGGAAGGCATCGCCAAGGCTAAACAAGCGGGCAAGTATAAAGGGCGTAAGCGGGCGCTCACCCCTGAGCAGGTCGAGCAAATCCGGGCGCGGGTAGCTGCTGGCGAGAAAAAGACGGCTCTCGCCAAAGAACTGGGCGTGAACCGGGACACGCTGTACGAAGCTTTGAAGCTCTCCGCTTCTAATCCCGACTAATCACATGCACGTCCACACCCCGCGTCTCCCGCAGCACAAACTTGATGATGTCACCGCGTAAAAGCTCGGCCCAGCGGCTGCGGCTGGTCTCGCCCATCACAATTTGCGTGGCGTGGACTCGGCCCGCGTAGGCCACCAGCGCCGCGCCTATCCCTTTATCGCGCTCCAGTACCTCAAAGTGTCCGCCCAGCGCGTCGGTAATCTCACGGCATACGTCCAGCAAACGTGACTGTTCCTGCCCCAAGCGTTCGGGCCTGACCGTCACCACATGCAGTTCCCCGTGAAGCCGTTCGGAGAGTTGCCCACCTCTGCGAATCAGGCGGGCCGCCGTCTCCTCTGCGGCAATCGCCACCACCACCACCTCATGTGCGGCGGGTTGGCCGTCTGGGACTTCCATTTCCACCGCCTGCGCGACGTGCCGCAGAGCAATCTCGCGCAGGGCGGTCAGGTTGGGCAGTGTGAAGAAGTTGCTCAGCGACTGCTCCACCTTTTCGGGCGCGTAGATTTTCCCAGCCCGCAGCCGCTCGCGCAGGTCTTCGGGGGGCAGGTCAATGAGTACCAGCTCGTCGGCGTCGTGCAGCACATGGTCAGGCACCCGCTCACGCACCCGCACTCCGGTCAGGCGGGCCACCGTATCGTTTAGCGATTCCAGGTGCTGCACGTTCATGGTGGACAAGACGTGGATTCCAGCGTCGCGCAGGGCCTCCACGTCCTGCCAGCGTTTTTCGTTGGGGCTGCCGGGCGCATTGCTGTGGGCCAGTTCGTCAATCAGGACGATGTAGGGTTTGCGGGCCATCAGGCCATCCACGTCCAGTTCGGTGATGGTCGTGCCGCCGCGCACGATTTCGCGCCTGGGGAAGAGCGGTAAGCCCTCTGCTGCTGCGACTGTCTCACGCCGCCCATGCGTTTCCAGCACACCGATGAGGGCGTCCTCGCCGCGTTCCAGCCGCTCACGCAGTTCGTTCAGGGCGCGGTAGGTTTTGCCCACGCCCGCCGCCATACCGATGAAAATGCGGTGGGTGCCACGCTGGGATTTGACAACCTCAGCGGGGTCGCGCTCTAGGGTCAGGCGGATGGGGTCGGGCATAGATGCTTACTTGCCATCCAGCGCTAGGTTCACCGCCAGCACGTTCACCCGCTCCTCGCCCAGCACGCCCAGGTCACGGCCCCGCAGGTGGGCGCGGATGACCTTCTCTACCTCGGCGGGCTGCATTCCCCGCGTCTGTGCGATGCGGTTCACTTGCAGCAGCGCCGTCGCCAGCGACACATCCGGGTCAAGGCCACTGGCGGAGGCGGTCACGGCATCCACCGGAACAGGCGTCGTGGCACTCAAGCCGTTTTCCTGGCGGAAGGCCGTCACGCGCTCCTGCACGCTGTCTCGCAGCTTGGCGTTGGTTGGCCCCCAGTTGCTCGCGCCGGAGTTCTCGGCATTGTAGGGTTCGGGGCCGCTGCCGTCGGTCTTGTTGGTCATGGATGGGCGGCCATGCAGATATTTGGGTGCAGTGAAGTTCTGGCCCAGTACCGCCGAGCCGACGACTTTGCCGCCCTGTGTCACGAGGCTACCGCCAGCCTGCTTTGGCATCAGCGCCCCGGATACGGCGGTGGTCAGTAGGGGGTAGCCCAGTCCGCACACCAGCGTAAACAGGCCAGCAGCGAGAAAGGAACTGAGAAGGGTGCGGGGAAGGGGTGCTGGGGCGGCTTCGGGATGAAGCTGAATGTTTTCGC comes from the Deinococcus wulumuqiensis R12 genome and includes:
- a CDS encoding recombinase family protein — protein: MTRGQRVGYIRVSTTDQNTARQLDGVELDRIFEDKASGKDAKRPKLQELLAYVREGDTVIVHSMDRLARNVDDLRRIVTELSGRGVRVEFRREGVTFGGQDNPMNTLLLTMLGAVAEFLRAQNLENQREGIAKAKQAGKYKGRKRALTPEQVEQIRARVAAGEKKTALAKELGVNRDTLYEALKLSASNPD
- a CDS encoding universal stress protein, with the translated sequence MPDPIRLTLERDPAEVVKSQRGTHRIFIGMAAGVGKTYRALNELRERLERGEDALIGVLETHGRRETVAAAEGLPLFPRREIVRGGTTITELDVDGLMARKPYIVLIDELAHSNAPGSPNEKRWQDVEALRDAGIHVLSTMNVQHLESLNDTVARLTGVRVRERVPDHVLHDADELVLIDLPPEDLRERLRAGKIYAPEKVEQSLSNFFTLPNLTALREIALRHVAQAVEMEVPDGQPAAHEVVVVAIAAEETAARLIRRGGQLSERLHGELHVVTVRPERLGQEQSRLLDVCREITDALGGHFEVLERDKGIGAALVAYAGRVHATQIVMGETSRSRWAELLRGDIIKFVLRETRGVDVHVISRD
- the kdpC gene encoding potassium-transporting ATPase subunit KdpC, whose translation is MTIPDPFYRENIQLHPEAAPAPLPRTLLSSFLAAGLFTLVCGLGYPLLTTAVSGALMPKQAGGSLVTQGGKVVGSAVLGQNFTAPKYLHGRPSMTNKTDGSGPEPYNAENSGASNWGPTNAKLRDSVQERVTAFRQENGLSATTPVPVDAVTASASGLDPDVSLATALLQVNRIAQTRGMQPAEVEKVIRAHLRGRDLGVLGEERVNVLAVNLALDGK